In Paraburkholderia bryophila, a single genomic region encodes these proteins:
- a CDS encoding type VI secretion system Vgr family protein — MGAQDIITAIKGGLLQSDRLLKLDTPLGVNVLLPQRLVGHSRLGRDYEFTLDAVSTNDNIELKKLIAQPVTLWVQQTDQSYAPHHGYVHTARRLGSDSALTSYQIGFVSWMHFLRFRKDARIWQDKPADEIITDVFNMHPQAQGAFRFVLRNTLPQRSFCVQYEDDWNFCHRLMETEGLFGYFEQATDGKSHTLVITDDIGSLPALSPQAVDFYRSGTNSETDAFVQWSGTRTLQSTTLTTRTFDYKAPSAPANPKGTTIPTLATQGDLPQQAEVYEYTGAYTYGKQDRGDQLAKVRMEEWESRAKRFHGVGAVRRIDAGRWFELQDHPDHSTSSEQDRQFAVIAVDWVIENNLPVSGGTTDFPHSLKGAIAAARAVHSADAALTVKSSDGSEGFFMAAVEAQRKTIPFRSPFEHHKPKMHMQTATVSGPKNAEVFTDELNRIKVLMHWDRLNDGDENASCWMRVAQSDTGGSYGAVHVPRVGEEVIVSFLDDDCDKPIVTGRAYNGAKTPDWHSNGILSGYKSKEHQGSGYNQMVMDDATGQNRVQLYSTSTNAQLHLGYLIAQTGNARGEYLGSGFDLKSDAYGAIRAAQGMVVSTHPTTGASSQPLDVRDANSQLVNSESVIESLSQASETHQAESLKDGYDSLKSFTDATQNSVSGGGSGGNTAGGGTGNANAFKEPILLFATPAGIAMSTQKSTHIAANEHVNLVSGQSTHIATGKSLLASVSEKISLFVQNAGMKLFAAKGKVEIKAQSDNVEFTAQKTFRLLSTTEKIEVAADQEILLTSGGAYIRISGGNIDIHAPGKIDVKGAQHSFNGPTSQGYPLPAARPDQPGQLDLLHQYANGEPVKGGQFSVFDANGGLLRQGALDANGRMTVSGLPPGVAQVQFGNDPRDPSQPANYFKSIKWPPEPLSVSGDTASAAQMASFLPGVAGGAGPAVGTAASAMSAAGGAMSNASGSASQLAGLASTASQGASGLATMAKGQAMGLAQNALTKALPAGASAGLSQASQAASAAKEISSIAQSARGAVPALKGIV, encoded by the coding sequence ATGGGTGCACAAGACATAATCACGGCGATAAAAGGCGGTTTGTTGCAAAGTGACCGTCTGCTGAAACTGGATACGCCATTGGGCGTGAATGTCCTGTTGCCGCAAAGACTGGTGGGCCATTCGCGTCTGGGCCGCGATTACGAATTCACGCTGGACGCCGTTTCCACCAACGACAATATCGAACTCAAGAAGCTGATTGCCCAGCCGGTTACGCTCTGGGTTCAGCAAACCGACCAGTCGTACGCCCCGCATCACGGTTATGTCCATACGGCACGCCGTCTGGGCTCGGACAGTGCTCTTACCAGCTATCAGATCGGTTTTGTGTCATGGATGCATTTCCTGCGCTTCAGAAAAGATGCACGAATCTGGCAGGATAAACCGGCCGACGAAATCATCACCGACGTATTCAATATGCATCCGCAGGCGCAGGGTGCATTCCGCTTTGTTTTACGAAATACCCTGCCGCAACGCTCATTCTGCGTGCAATACGAGGACGACTGGAATTTCTGTCACCGGCTGATGGAAACCGAAGGGCTGTTCGGCTATTTCGAGCAGGCCACGGACGGCAAATCGCACACGCTGGTTATAACGGACGACATCGGCAGCCTTCCGGCGCTATCGCCGCAAGCGGTCGATTTTTACCGCTCGGGCACGAACAGCGAAACCGATGCCTTCGTGCAATGGAGCGGCACGCGCACGCTACAGAGCACGACGCTCACGACCCGCACGTTCGACTACAAGGCCCCGTCGGCACCGGCCAATCCCAAGGGCACCACGATCCCGACGCTCGCCACACAGGGCGATCTGCCGCAGCAGGCCGAGGTATATGAGTACACCGGCGCCTACACCTACGGCAAGCAGGACCGCGGCGACCAGCTCGCCAAAGTGCGGATGGAGGAATGGGAGTCGCGTGCGAAGCGCTTCCACGGCGTGGGCGCAGTACGCCGCATCGACGCGGGCCGCTGGTTCGAGCTGCAGGATCACCCCGACCACAGCACGAGCAGCGAACAGGACCGCCAGTTCGCGGTGATCGCGGTCGACTGGGTAATCGAGAACAACCTGCCCGTCTCAGGCGGGACGACGGACTTCCCGCACAGCCTGAAAGGCGCGATCGCCGCAGCGCGCGCCGTGCATAGTGCCGATGCCGCGCTAACCGTCAAATCCAGCGACGGCAGCGAAGGCTTCTTCATGGCCGCCGTCGAAGCGCAACGCAAAACCATCCCGTTCCGCAGTCCGTTCGAGCATCACAAGCCGAAGATGCACATGCAGACGGCGACCGTATCCGGCCCAAAGAACGCGGAAGTCTTCACCGACGAACTCAACCGGATCAAAGTGCTCATGCACTGGGACCGTCTTAACGATGGCGATGAAAACGCGTCGTGCTGGATGCGGGTCGCGCAGTCCGACACTGGCGGAAGCTATGGCGCGGTACATGTGCCGCGCGTCGGTGAAGAGGTGATCGTATCGTTCCTCGATGACGACTGCGACAAGCCTATCGTCACTGGCCGCGCCTATAACGGTGCAAAGACGCCGGACTGGCATTCGAACGGCATCCTGTCGGGCTACAAGTCGAAGGAGCACCAGGGCAGCGGCTACAACCAGATGGTGATGGACGACGCCACCGGTCAGAATCGTGTGCAGCTTTACAGCACCAGCACGAATGCACAGTTGCACCTGGGCTATCTGATCGCGCAGACGGGCAACGCGCGCGGCGAGTACCTGGGTAGCGGCTTCGATCTGAAGTCAGACGCGTACGGCGCGATTAGAGCCGCACAAGGCATGGTCGTTTCGACGCATCCGACAACCGGCGCGTCAAGCCAACCTCTGGACGTACGCGACGCAAACAGTCAACTGGTCAATTCGGAAAGTGTGATCGAGTCGTTGAGCCAGGCGAGCGAAACGCACCAGGCCGAGAGCCTCAAAGATGGCTACGACTCACTAAAGTCATTCACCGACGCCACCCAGAACAGCGTATCGGGCGGCGGCAGCGGCGGCAACACAGCCGGCGGCGGCACGGGCAACGCGAACGCGTTCAAGGAACCGATCCTGCTGTTCGCTACACCGGCCGGCATCGCCATGTCGACGCAGAAGTCGACCCACATCGCAGCAAACGAGCACGTCAATCTGGTCAGCGGCCAGAGCACGCACATTGCGACCGGCAAATCGTTGCTGGCAAGCGTGAGCGAGAAGATCAGCCTGTTCGTGCAGAACGCGGGCATGAAACTCTTCGCGGCGAAGGGAAAAGTCGAGATCAAAGCGCAGTCCGACAATGTGGAATTCACCGCGCAGAAAACATTCCGTTTGCTCTCGACCACGGAAAAAATCGAAGTCGCCGCCGATCAGGAAATTCTGTTGACGAGCGGCGGCGCGTACATCCGCATCTCAGGCGGCAACATCGACATTCACGCGCCGGGCAAAATCGATGTCAAAGGTGCGCAGCACAGCTTCAATGGCCCGACGAGCCAAGGCTATCCGCTGCCGGCGGCGCGCCCCGATCAGCCGGGGCAACTTGACCTGCTCCATCAATACGCGAACGGCGAGCCCGTCAAAGGCGGCCAGTTTTCCGTGTTCGACGCAAACGGTGGGCTGCTGCGCCAAGGCGCTCTCGATGCTAATGGCCGCATGACCGTGAGCGGCTTGCCGCCAGGCGTGGCACAGGTGCAGTTCGGCAACGATCCGCGCGATCCGTCGCAGCCGGCCAACTATTTCAAGAGCATCAAATGGCCGCCCGAGCCACTCAGCGTGTCGGGCGACACGGCATCCGCAGCGCAAATGGCGTCCTTCTTGCCTGGCGTAGCTGGGGGCGCGGGCCCAGCGGTCGGCACTGCAGCGAGTGCCATGAGCGCGGCAGGCGGTGCCATGAGTAACGCCTCAGGCAGCGCGTCGCAACTGGCCGGCCTGGCTAGCACGGCCTCACAGGGCGCCAGCGGCCTCGCCACGATGGCGAAAGGCCAAGCCATGGGGCTCGCCCAAAACGCGCTCACCAAGGCGCTACCCGCCGGTGCAAGCGCAGGGCTGTCACAAGCCAGTCAGGCCGCCAGCGCCGCGAAGGAAATCAGTTCGATCGCGCAATCCGCACGTGGCGCAGTGCCCGCGCTCAAAGGCATCGTTTGA
- a CDS encoding helix-turn-helix transcriptional regulator, which translates to MLIEFGLASGQAARATPGSPENSRTSDQELAKRSPNRPANAIIRRTEVENETGLSRSTIYPRIKAGTFPAPVKLGMRSVGWRVSDIETFLSAPADYRAATD; encoded by the coding sequence ATGCTTATCGAATTTGGGTTGGCATCGGGCCAAGCGGCACGAGCCACACCCGGCTCCCCTGAAAATTCTCGGACAAGCGACCAAGAGCTCGCAAAGCGGTCACCCAATCGACCGGCCAACGCGATCATTCGTCGCACCGAGGTAGAAAACGAAACAGGTTTATCCCGCTCAACTATCTATCCGCGGATAAAGGCAGGAACCTTTCCCGCACCGGTCAAACTAGGCATGCGTTCAGTCGGGTGGCGGGTCAGTGACATTGAGACCTTCCTATCCGCGCCAGCCGACTACAGAGCCGCAACCGATTGA
- a CDS encoding type VI secretion system Vgr family protein: MGASPVTLPPSDSPLDALSGAFKNFDQLVSAFSQSQRQLQVSFAPDAGLPTNAMLPHELNGSEGICAPLDYTLSCLSTDTRLPLKTMIGIPIAFNIGDFTGSQRTICTIVTGARQLASDGGFVLNEYTCEDGLSILRHRTTWRIFRNASVIDITQTVLKEHINGNSVLASAFALETGGLTATYPLREFTMQAGESDTAFLTRLWRREGICWYFSHALNDNWPVHTLRLVDSVHAWRDNPAGIVRYNRADATEKDDTINVWQAHRTLTSGGKIAAAFDYRAGRAVEVSETNVQDQGKHGKALSSTLTEYRYDAPHIADDSEHYRQMNLRRQQAREQQAKHFSGKSVVRAFSGAAGTVFSLTGQAEIDQHPEEQRRFVLTRVETSARNHLLTASPDKSALTLDQTSPPYLNRFECVRADIPVVPEWDPACVPSVGPMSALVVGAPGLEIDVDEQGRVAIQFLFARGDDHPKAGATGTPRDSARVRLALPWADQGAGTALTPRVGSEVLVTFLQNDPDKPVVIANLHGANRRPTEFSGTGNLPGNAALYGIRSKEVSGAGYGELLFDDTTAQTKTKLSSEHGKTQLNEGWIGHPRDGGKSDKRGEGFELRTDMAGAIRAAQGLLISTDNRAGAKGQVLDRQELVGQLEAALAIAKQLAELSETHEADSSDTAPQEKLVDQLKQWDSDKPGGAAIVAVSAPDGVALASPRNVVASAGTHVDVTAVQDVNVTTGRKILLRAAQGLSAFAKAGMKLIAGSGDLAIQAQQGKTEIGASDRLHLYSLKEMVIEAPSIVLKANGVTYSLADGKVLASSSGEHKIETSSFSFTGGGGGNPDLPHMPASAMKTNEQFALANRAGDAITKVPHQVTDETGAVRDAGELGADGANQTIVHDTQIRPLTIRPTP, encoded by the coding sequence ATGGGCGCATCGCCAGTAACGCTCCCTCCCTCCGACAGCCCGCTCGATGCGCTATCTGGCGCATTCAAGAATTTTGATCAGCTGGTTTCAGCGTTCAGTCAGTCGCAGCGACAGTTGCAGGTGAGCTTTGCACCTGATGCTGGCCTTCCGACAAATGCCATGCTGCCTCACGAGCTCAATGGTAGCGAAGGCATCTGCGCACCGCTCGATTACACGCTCAGCTGTCTATCGACAGACACCCGCCTGCCGCTGAAAACAATGATTGGCATACCAATCGCGTTCAACATCGGCGATTTCACTGGCAGTCAACGCACGATCTGCACGATAGTAACTGGTGCGCGCCAACTCGCTTCCGACGGCGGCTTCGTCCTGAACGAGTACACCTGCGAGGACGGTCTGTCGATTCTCCGTCATCGCACCACATGGCGAATTTTCCGAAATGCGTCCGTGATCGATATCACGCAGACGGTACTGAAAGAACACATCAACGGGAATAGCGTGCTCGCCAGCGCGTTCGCGCTCGAAACCGGTGGATTGACGGCAACGTATCCACTGCGCGAATTTACGATGCAGGCAGGCGAAAGTGACACGGCATTCCTCACGCGGCTGTGGCGTCGCGAAGGCATATGCTGGTACTTCTCGCACGCGCTCAACGACAACTGGCCGGTACACACGTTGCGTCTGGTTGATAGTGTGCACGCATGGCGGGACAATCCGGCCGGCATCGTACGCTATAACCGCGCCGACGCGACTGAGAAAGACGACACGATCAATGTCTGGCAGGCCCACCGTACGCTCACATCCGGCGGGAAGATTGCCGCGGCGTTCGACTACAGGGCAGGGCGCGCCGTTGAAGTGAGTGAAACGAATGTTCAAGACCAGGGCAAGCATGGCAAGGCGCTCAGCAGCACGCTCACCGAGTACCGGTACGACGCGCCGCACATCGCCGACGATTCGGAACACTACCGGCAGATGAATCTGCGCCGCCAGCAGGCGCGCGAACAACAGGCCAAGCACTTTTCCGGCAAGAGCGTCGTGCGCGCGTTCAGCGGCGCTGCCGGGACCGTGTTCTCCCTGACGGGCCAGGCCGAAATCGACCAGCATCCGGAGGAGCAGCGTCGCTTTGTTCTGACCCGCGTCGAAACCAGCGCACGCAATCATCTGTTGACGGCATCACCAGATAAGAGCGCACTCACGCTGGATCAGACCAGTCCTCCCTATCTGAATCGTTTCGAATGCGTGCGTGCCGATATTCCGGTCGTACCCGAGTGGGACCCGGCCTGCGTGCCTTCGGTTGGGCCCATGAGTGCGCTTGTAGTTGGTGCGCCGGGACTCGAAATCGACGTTGACGAGCAGGGTCGCGTGGCGATTCAGTTTCTTTTCGCGCGCGGTGACGATCATCCTAAGGCAGGCGCAACGGGTACGCCCCGCGATTCCGCGCGTGTGCGACTCGCGCTGCCTTGGGCCGATCAGGGCGCCGGCACGGCCCTGACGCCGCGCGTCGGCAGCGAAGTACTCGTAACGTTCCTGCAGAATGATCCTGACAAGCCCGTAGTAATCGCGAACCTGCACGGCGCGAACCGCAGGCCAACTGAGTTTTCTGGTACGGGCAACCTGCCGGGCAATGCCGCGCTCTACGGCATCCGCTCGAAGGAAGTATCTGGAGCCGGCTATGGGGAACTGCTTTTCGACGACACCACGGCCCAGACGAAAACTAAACTATCGTCCGAACACGGCAAGACGCAGTTGAACGAAGGCTGGATTGGCCATCCTCGTGATGGTGGAAAGTCGGACAAGCGTGGCGAGGGTTTCGAGCTACGAACGGATATGGCAGGCGCGATCCGCGCCGCGCAGGGTCTGTTGATCTCGACCGACAACCGGGCCGGCGCGAAGGGCCAGGTGCTCGACCGGCAGGAGCTAGTGGGCCAACTCGAGGCGGCCCTCGCCATAGCGAAGCAACTGGCAGAGCTGTCCGAGACCCATGAAGCTGACAGCAGCGATACCGCTCCGCAGGAAAAACTTGTGGATCAGTTGAAACAGTGGGATAGCGACAAGCCGGGCGGCGCAGCCATCGTCGCCGTTTCGGCGCCCGACGGTGTCGCCCTGGCCAGTCCGCGCAACGTCGTGGCATCTGCAGGCACGCACGTTGACGTCACCGCTGTGCAGGACGTGAATGTGACCACAGGTCGCAAGATCCTGCTGCGCGCGGCGCAGGGATTGTCCGCCTTTGCGAAGGCCGGCATGAAGCTGATCGCCGGTAGTGGCGATCTCGCAATACAGGCGCAGCAGGGCAAGACGGAGATCGGCGCGTCCGACCGGTTGCATCTTTATTCGCTCAAGGAGATGGTCATCGAGGCACCGAGCATTGTGCTGAAGGCCAACGGCGTGACCTATTCACTTGCCGACGGCAAGGTGCTCGCGTCCTCCAGCGGCGAACACAAGATCGAGACCTCCAGTTTTAGCTTTACCGGTGGGGGTGGCGGCAATCCCGATCTGCCGCACATGCCGGCCTCTGCCATGAAGACCAACGAGCAGTTTGCGCTGGCCAACCGTGCCGGCGACGCCATCACGAAGGTACCGCATCAGGTTACTGATGAAACGGGTGCCGTCCGTGACGCTGGCGAACTGGGTGCCGATGGCGCCAACCAGACGATCGTGCATGACACGCAGATCCGGCCACTGACGATCCGCCCGACCCCTTGA
- a CDS encoding esterase/lipase family protein: MSTPAAEATPVQKQAVRRVPLQFDDNGDPIFHSVTSPECFKPHALGVMPPKHVIPVIFVPGIMGTNLCANGKAQKAGTTAWAPPNGAMAGLGEWRRRKKQTPTERQEQLMPDRVMVDPSKKVGVPKGVFTITDEEARRRGWGEIHFDSYGGILAALELALNDQYIDAGTAGAKEMPVWTTAKTLKDADGKNVLPQWNPVKGDVPPLNDTEFRRLADYYFPVWACGYNWVGSNGDSADLLVKRINEAINWYKRGKYWISLDKVIIVTHSMGGLVGRRAAQKVESQMLGVVHGVQPVGGAPVVYRRMRAGTETDGLFDIMGAIVATIIGWDAADVTCVMANSPGVLELLPTKNYSPKWLRMEHESKGSGTPVMPALPIADPYTEIYNKRVQDVWWAMIDDTLIDPAGVIATQDSSAFDAYGQTISNVRDFHDTLGLYSHPVTYAYYGGDDKHVAFSKVRWVTKTAVPAGADGVLPTLTADSFTKLGQTTLTVLSQKVTFSLAGHDKPDSDTDPSSGDGTVPGPSGALIADGSGTLNVFRMKGFDHQHSYGSQMVQDNVLYCIAKIVQGATPVEELPACKE; encoded by the coding sequence ATGTCCACTCCTGCCGCAGAGGCCACTCCGGTCCAGAAACAGGCCGTACGCCGTGTACCGCTTCAGTTCGACGACAACGGCGATCCGATTTTCCATAGCGTCACCAGCCCGGAGTGTTTCAAACCACATGCACTTGGCGTCATGCCGCCGAAGCATGTCATCCCGGTGATTTTTGTGCCGGGAATCATGGGTACCAACCTGTGCGCCAACGGTAAAGCACAAAAGGCGGGCACGACGGCATGGGCACCGCCCAACGGAGCGATGGCAGGTCTCGGTGAATGGCGTCGACGCAAGAAGCAGACACCGACCGAACGGCAAGAGCAACTGATGCCCGATCGAGTGATGGTGGATCCCAGCAAAAAGGTTGGGGTCCCGAAGGGCGTCTTTACGATCACCGACGAGGAGGCACGCCGTCGCGGCTGGGGAGAGATACACTTCGACAGCTACGGCGGCATCCTGGCCGCACTCGAACTTGCGCTCAATGATCAGTACATCGACGCGGGCACCGCTGGCGCAAAGGAAATGCCGGTCTGGACTACTGCGAAAACGCTAAAGGATGCAGACGGTAAGAACGTGCTACCACAGTGGAACCCCGTTAAGGGTGATGTCCCACCACTGAACGACACGGAGTTCAGGCGGCTTGCGGACTACTACTTTCCGGTGTGGGCCTGTGGTTACAACTGGGTCGGTAGTAACGGAGATTCTGCCGACCTGCTCGTCAAGCGCATCAACGAAGCGATTAACTGGTACAAGCGCGGCAAATACTGGATTTCCCTCGATAAGGTCATCATCGTGACTCACTCGATGGGAGGGCTGGTCGGCCGTAGGGCCGCGCAAAAGGTTGAAAGTCAAATGCTTGGCGTGGTCCATGGCGTTCAGCCGGTCGGCGGTGCGCCAGTGGTATACCGACGCATGAGGGCCGGCACCGAAACTGACGGATTATTCGACATCATGGGCGCGATCGTTGCCACGATCATTGGCTGGGATGCCGCTGATGTCACTTGCGTCATGGCAAATTCACCCGGTGTACTTGAACTGCTTCCGACAAAAAACTACTCCCCGAAATGGCTTCGAATGGAGCATGAGTCGAAGGGTTCTGGCACCCCTGTGATGCCAGCTCTGCCGATCGCCGACCCATACACCGAGATATACAACAAGCGGGTCCAGGACGTGTGGTGGGCAATGATCGACGATACCCTGATTGATCCCGCCGGAGTGATTGCAACGCAGGACTCGAGCGCCTTTGATGCCTATGGGCAGACGATATCCAACGTGCGCGATTTTCACGACACGCTCGGCCTGTATAGCCATCCAGTTACGTACGCCTACTATGGTGGCGACGACAAGCACGTCGCATTCAGCAAGGTTCGATGGGTGACAAAAACTGCAGTGCCAGCGGGCGCGGACGGCGTATTGCCTACGCTTACGGCCGACTCCTTTACGAAACTGGGTCAGACAACGCTCACGGTGTTATCGCAGAAAGTCACATTCTCCCTTGCCGGACATGACAAGCCTGACTCGGACACCGATCCATCATCCGGAGACGGCACGGTTCCAGGTCCCTCGGGCGCACTCATCGCCGACGGTTCCGGAACGCTCAATGTGTTCAGGATGAAGGGCTTCGATCACCAGCACAGCTACGGGAGCCAGATGGTGCAGGATAACGTGCTGTACTGCATTGCGAAGATTGTTCAAGGTGCCACCCCGGTGGAGGAATTGCCGGCTTGCAAGGAATGA
- a CDS encoding T6SS immunity protein Tli4 family protein has translation MKLLRFAAVLCATLLVLTCYAKEPAMSDTKTYCVGRFLVDVPADAQINGQAYEYKYGRIDSTTSEESAQHFAQEMTTRQADLQSGKQKNKYTLSGIKSPAPDIRIFELSRTLLTGPSVGIEAYKWDGGHVFSIQHTGFILARYPDVLSTLQTDLLPNLRARGADDIPSRPGFCLENGFIANDGKTSQYEDAGISFKFARWPGVLVSVRSMTVSKLGEPTLLQRADGGSVPDAFKNLVNQIRTIRHGSREINGRHGEELLETVPTEAGYRLHQFRWEAQGTGVSEPLKPTLIVEFESGMTSVNGEPVRPKLTDDEAVAVFDAVANSIRMRPMGGSAASVDTPSPNQPLGTLARTGSICPQAGWWTCPEASSREIAGGAYQYLSANSVMPVARVAGSPGFMGKLLGKQQWHAVNTTWQLVAYAQQTEPESSSPVAPKSGPREEPS, from the coding sequence ATGAAACTATTGCGTTTTGCTGCGGTACTGTGTGCCACCCTGCTTGTCCTGACCTGCTATGCGAAAGAGCCTGCAATGAGCGATACCAAAACCTACTGCGTTGGTCGTTTTCTGGTCGACGTGCCCGCGGACGCGCAGATTAACGGGCAAGCTTATGAGTACAAGTACGGACGCATCGACTCGACGACTTCGGAGGAAAGCGCGCAGCATTTTGCGCAAGAAATGACCACGCGCCAGGCGGATCTGCAGTCGGGCAAGCAGAAGAACAAATATACCCTCTCGGGTATCAAAAGTCCGGCGCCGGACATCCGGATATTTGAGCTTTCGCGGACGCTTCTGACGGGCCCCTCGGTAGGTATAGAAGCGTACAAGTGGGATGGTGGACACGTATTTTCTATCCAGCATACCGGCTTCATACTAGCCCGTTATCCAGACGTACTGTCCACGCTGCAAACCGATCTGCTTCCAAATCTTCGGGCACGTGGTGCCGACGATATCCCTTCCCGACCGGGCTTCTGTCTTGAAAATGGATTTATCGCGAACGACGGCAAGACATCGCAGTACGAAGACGCGGGCATCAGCTTCAAGTTCGCCAGGTGGCCGGGAGTGCTGGTCTCCGTGCGATCGATGACTGTCTCAAAGCTCGGCGAGCCGACCCTGCTGCAGCGCGCCGACGGTGGATCGGTACCAGATGCATTCAAGAACCTCGTCAACCAGATCAGGACTATTCGGCATGGCTCGCGTGAAATCAACGGTCGTCACGGCGAAGAGTTGCTCGAGACCGTCCCCACGGAAGCCGGCTACAGGCTTCATCAATTTCGATGGGAAGCACAGGGCACTGGAGTCAGCGAGCCATTGAAGCCGACGCTTATCGTGGAGTTCGAAAGTGGCATGACCAGCGTCAACGGTGAGCCAGTTCGGCCGAAGCTGACCGATGACGAGGCAGTCGCAGTTTTTGATGCCGTCGCAAATTCGATAAGGATGCGCCCGATGGGCGGCAGTGCTGCCAGCGTCGATACGCCATCCCCAAACCAGCCGCTCGGTACGCTCGCACGTACAGGCTCAATCTGCCCGCAAGCGGGCTGGTGGACATGCCCCGAGGCGAGCAGCCGCGAAATCGCCGGGGGTGCCTATCAGTATCTCTCAGCCAACAGCGTAATGCCGGTTGCCCGGGTCGCAGGGAGTCCCGGCTTCATGGGGAAACTCTTGGGTAAGCAACAATGGCATGCCGTCAATACGACGTGGCAACTGGTCGCATACGCACAGCAGACTGAGCCGGAGTCATCCTCGCCTGTCGCGCCCAAGTCCGGACCCCGAGAAGAACCCTCATGA
- a CDS encoding PAAR domain-containing protein, giving the protein MKNIIRVGDPTSHGGSVLTGANKFEVDGRAVARVGDKCICPVEGHQICDIAEGDPNFMVEGRAVAFDGHKTTCGATLHSTAANFGGA; this is encoded by the coding sequence ATGAAGAATATCATTCGCGTCGGCGATCCCACGAGCCACGGTGGATCTGTCCTGACTGGCGCCAACAAATTCGAGGTCGACGGCCGCGCTGTGGCACGAGTGGGCGACAAATGTATTTGCCCCGTGGAAGGCCACCAAATCTGCGATATTGCCGAAGGCGATCCAAACTTCATGGTCGAAGGGCGGGCGGTCGCCTTCGACGGACACAAGACCACTTGTGGTGCAACGCTGCATTCAACGGCAGCGAACTTCGGGGGGGCATGA
- a CDS encoding DUF5343 domain-containing protein, with product MAEENKKRGYPVIARNTWFTLREKFKQKVPGEVTPAYLAATLNMSPGSASANVLPSLRTFGLINDAGKPSDLAFAWRDDEKYASVCGQLIKSTYPTGLHDAFPDAANAPMNRVTAWFAHDTKTGDSAAVKYARVYLMLLEGDIGKANEKPAKEKATARAAVTPKSSSKAAKATAAQVPSANPGPAEHSHQQHPPGGSAFSPKLHIDVQIHISPESNAEQIDKIFESMAKHLKDFRT from the coding sequence GTGGCGGAAGAGAATAAGAAGCGCGGGTATCCGGTGATCGCACGGAACACATGGTTCACGTTGCGGGAGAAGTTCAAGCAGAAGGTGCCAGGGGAAGTTACGCCCGCGTACCTCGCGGCGACCCTCAACATGAGCCCGGGATCCGCGAGCGCAAATGTCCTGCCGTCGCTGCGAACCTTCGGGTTGATTAACGACGCAGGTAAGCCCTCCGATCTGGCCTTCGCTTGGCGCGACGATGAGAAGTACGCGTCGGTGTGCGGGCAGCTCATCAAAAGCACCTACCCGACCGGGCTACACGACGCGTTCCCGGACGCTGCAAACGCGCCGATGAACCGTGTAACCGCGTGGTTTGCGCACGATACGAAAACGGGCGACAGCGCCGCCGTCAAATACGCGCGTGTGTACCTTATGTTGCTGGAGGGCGATATAGGCAAAGCCAACGAGAAGCCGGCAAAGGAGAAGGCGACCGCACGCGCAGCGGTCACGCCGAAGTCCTCGTCCAAAGCGGCGAAGGCCACGGCCGCACAGGTGCCGTCGGCCAACCCGGGGCCGGCCGAGCACAGCCACCAGCAGCACCCGCCTGGCGGCAGCGCGTTCTCGCCGAAGCTGCACATCGACGTGCAAATTCACATCTCGCCCGAGAGTAATGCGGAGCAGATCGACAAGATTTTCGAAAGCATGGCCAAGCACCTTAAAGACTTCCGCACCTGA
- a CDS encoding DUF4145 domain-containing protein has translation MDLSNAMKAARALQEAMRLHSPPPEEGAPSADEAVVYMSLLRNTRNYLERIAHQVNGAYAGGWYDASAVMIRRLVETLIIELYEARGLAANIKNRDGDFLYLRDLIAALLAEPSWGLSRNAKNALPKLKDIGDQSAHSRRFTAQRQDIDNLMPALRTVVQELVEMADLKKKRVDQ, from the coding sequence ATGGACCTGTCAAATGCGATGAAGGCCGCGCGGGCGCTGCAGGAGGCCATGCGCCTACACAGCCCACCGCCTGAGGAGGGCGCGCCGAGTGCCGACGAAGCGGTGGTGTACATGTCACTTCTGCGTAATACCCGCAACTATCTAGAGCGGATTGCCCACCAAGTGAACGGCGCGTACGCGGGCGGCTGGTACGACGCCTCTGCGGTGATGATCCGTCGGCTGGTCGAGACTTTGATCATCGAGCTTTACGAGGCGCGCGGACTTGCCGCGAACATCAAGAATCGGGACGGGGACTTCTTGTATCTACGCGATCTGATTGCGGCGTTACTGGCGGAACCTAGCTGGGGGCTATCGCGCAATGCGAAGAACGCGTTGCCGAAGCTAAAAGACATAGGCGATCAGTCGGCGCACAGCCGGCGCTTCACCGCGCAACGGCAAGACATTGACAACCTTATGCCGGCGTTGCGTACGGTGGTACAAGAGTTGGTTGAGATGGCCGATCTAAAAAAGAAGCGCGTCGATCAGTGA